In Zunongwangia sp. HGR-M22, the sequence ATAATCGAGTCTTTATTAAGATTTGAAGATTGAAAATCGCCGGATAATACTCCTTTAATAGATCCTAAAAACTGATTATTTAATTTTAAAACATTTTGTAAAGAATCTGTTCTATAAGCTAAATGGGCTGCCTGCTCTTTTAATTTTGGCGAAGAATAGCCAGGAATATACTCTCTTAGCGGTGTAAAGGCTATAATAAACGTAGTTGCTGCCACTAATAAAATCGCACTCGTCGTAACAAAAACGAAAATATTTAATCGCGTTAATTTTAACGAATATCGTTCCTCAAAAGTATCTTCATTTAAAATTACCATTCGGTATTTATGAAGAAGCTTTTTAGTGAACTTTTTCCTATTTTTTTTCTTTTTCGACATACATAAAAACCTTAAACAAAGATACTGGAAAATTTATGCTTCCTAATAGTTTCGTATTTATTTTAAAATATGCAAAGCTTAACTATTCATGCAATTTTTATAGTTCAATATTAAAAAAATGGTTTTTAAAATTATTGATTTGACAAAGCCTAAGTATTTTACACAGATATTAACGTTAATATTAGTTTATTCTTGTTAAGTTTGTAATATAAATACTGAGTTATGAATGCATTTATTTTACCATTAGCTATAGGAGCCCCACAGATCGTTTTAATCGTAATCGTGGTTTTACTGATTTTTGGAGGTCGAAAAATTCCTGAATTGATGAGAGGATTAGGAAGTGGAATTAAAGAGTTTAAAGATGCCTCTAAGGATGATGAAGAAACGACAACAAGCTCTACTTCAGATGCTAAAAAAGTAGAAGACACTAAGTAGTCTTAAAAATATTTAATAAAAAAAGCCCGTTCTTAATCAAACGGGCTTTTTTTATATCCTACTTCATTTTATTGATTTTGAAATCGTAGCGATTTCAGGATAGCATCCAATTCAAAAACATGATCTCTTTTGCTGCTGGCAGGTCTAAATACAAATCCTTCAGCTATAACATAGCGATTATTTTTTTCATCCTTAATCGCGTAGTTTACAAAAGGTCCCGCCATAAAAGCGTTGTTAACCTCCCAGGTGCCACGAGTTTCGTAAGCAAAGTGGCCATCGATTTTAGTTTCAAATAAATAAGGTGCATAAGCTTCCTCGGTAATCATATAACTTCCATCAACAGGACCTGGAATATATTTTTCCCCTATACTATCACGCATTTTTACAATATTAGCGATTACGCTAGAGTCATTATCGATGGTATTTAAAGGAACTTCGTATACTAAAATTTCCATTAGCCCTTTAGGAATTTCTTTTCTTATCCAAATAAAATCGTCCTCTTTAGCTGCATATCTGTAGGCTGTTGGGAATTTTAAAGAAACGCCAAAAGTCTCTTCTAAATCTTCGTCAGATTCTATAGACTTCCCTATTCTTCGTTGTTTTTCTTTGATTTCTGTAGCTTTTAAAACATCGATGATACTATCTGAAGATGCTTTAATTCTATCAATTATTTGTTGCTGACTTTGCCCGCTGATTATAATTCCGGTTTGAGGAGTAGCGTATTCATTCTTCAAGATTGCTAGGCTATCGGCGCCTTTCTCTACTTTTAGAAAAATTCTGCTACGGCGAACAAAACCAGAAAAGGTTTCTGAAGGAATCTGGCTTAAATTGAATAATGGCTCTTCTTGCGGTAAACCTTCTACGGGCGCTGCTAGGTAATCTCTTACAGCATCACCAACCTGGCCTTCCCACAAGCCATTATCCATAACTATAGTTAACTGATTGATGTTTCCAGAAGAATCTGCCAGTATGCGTTGTTCTGGCTCTTCAGATTTGTCTTTGCAGGATAGAATCGTTAGGAATAATAATGCGAGGAATACTAGTTTTTTCATTTTACTGGATTGAATTTAAGTTTGGTTTTTAGCCCTTAGACACCTTAATTTTCATACCTGGTTTAAGGCGTGTACTGCTCATATCATTCCATGTCCTCAAATTCTGTACCGTAACGCCAGGAAACTTCTTAGAAATACTCCATAATGAGTCTCCTTGCTGTACAATATAAACTTTCGTATCTTTTTTTCCTGTACTCTTAGAGCTTTTAGTTGCCGAAGCACTAGCGGTTTGTGTAACAGGTTTTCTTGGGTATATCGTTAGATATTGGCCCACTCTAATATTATTCCCTCTTAAATTATTCCAGCGTTTAATGCTACTAACTCCTACTCCGTGTTTTTCTGCTATTCTTCCCAAATAATCACCACTACGAACTCGGTATCTTATTCGATCTTCGGTTTCTACGTATTTTGGTAATCTCTTTTCGTTATTAGCAATATCCTGTTCAGCATACTTGTAAATTGCAGCTTCATTATTTACAAAAGCTCCTGTTTTTGTTCTAGGTAAGCGAACCACATAATTTTTATCTTCAACAAAAGGAATAATGTCCAGCTTATAACTTGGATTTAAAAACTGTAATAATTCTTTATCGACACCACTTACTTTGGAAATATGATCGAACGTCAACATTTCTTTAACCCGAATAGTGTCTGTCTGAAAGTATGGAATTTCAGGTCTTTTTGGTTGAAAATTATGCTCTTCAGCATACTCAAAAATATATAGTGTTGCTAAAAACGCAGGAACATAACCCGCCGTTTCTCTAGGTAAATACCTTCTAATTTCCCAATAATTTGTAGATCCACCACTTCTTCTAATCGCTTTAGAAACATTACCGGGACCAGAATTATAAGAAGCCAACACCAAATCCCAATCTCCAAAAACTTTGTAGAGTCTAGATAAATATTGTGCTGCAGCCTCTGTAGCTTTTAAAGGATCCATCCTTTCATCTACATAAGAGCTTACGTTTAAATCGTGCATTTTACCTGTGGTAAACATAAACTGCCATAATCCGGTAGCACCAACTCTAGATTTTGCTCTGGGATTTAAAGCAGATTCTACTATGGCCAGATATTTAATTTCAAGCGGAATATCGTACTTATCCAATTCCTGCTCAAACAATGGGAAGTAATAATCACTAAGTGCCATTAAGCGTTCCATAGCCTGTTTATTGCGCTTTAAATACATTTTTATAACGCTTTCCAGACTTGGATTATATTCTATATTAAATGGTGTTCTGGCATTTAAATGAGCCAAACGGGCTTTTAAAGTATCGGTTGGTAAATCATCATAAACTACTTGCTCATAATCCTGTTCTGCAATAGATTTTTGCATGGTTTCAAAAAGATCTGAACTGGTGAGCTCTACACGCCAAACAGAATCAATTTTAGCGGCTTTTGGTAAATCTGATAAGGAAACTTTAGAAGAGTCTCTAATGATTGCAGAAATAGGTAATTTTTGCTGAAATTCAGGATCTGGATCGGCAAGTATAATTTCTGTACTATCTACTTTTTGAAAAATCTGAACTCTAAAGTTGGCTTTTTCGACCTGCTTTTTAGATCTTTCTTTTTGTTGAGCATTTACAGCAAACACTGCAAACAACCCAAGCAATAAACATACTTGCTTCTTCATATAATTAGAACCTGTTTACCTGATTTAGGAATTATTTATTTAATTTTTTTAATCATCACTTCTAAGTAAGAACCTCGAAACTGATTTTCGAGGTTCTTTAATTAAATAATATATGATCAAAAAGTATTCCTTATTTCTCGATAATCGAGATTTAAAATATTTAAGGGTTTTATTATTTACTAATTGCTTCGATACCCGGCAAAGATTTACCTTCCAGCATCTCTAGCATTGCACCACCACCGGTTGAAACATAGCTTACTTTATCATCAA encodes:
- a CDS encoding twin-arginine translocase TatA/TatE family subunit, coding for MNAFILPLAIGAPQIVLIVIVVLLIFGGRKIPELMRGLGSGIKEFKDASKDDEETTTSSTSDAKKVEDTK
- a CDS encoding DUF4837 family protein; translation: MKKLVFLALLFLTILSCKDKSEEPEQRILADSSGNINQLTIVMDNGLWEGQVGDAVRDYLAAPVEGLPQEEPLFNLSQIPSETFSGFVRRSRIFLKVEKGADSLAILKNEYATPQTGIIISGQSQQQIIDRIKASSDSIIDVLKATEIKEKQRRIGKSIESDEDLEETFGVSLKFPTAYRYAAKEDDFIWIRKEIPKGLMEILVYEVPLNTIDNDSSVIANIVKMRDSIGEKYIPGPVDGSYMITEEAYAPYLFETKIDGHFAYETRGTWEVNNAFMAGPFVNYAIKDEKNNRYVIAEGFVFRPASSKRDHVFELDAILKSLRFQNQ
- a CDS encoding lytic transglycosylase domain-containing protein; translation: MKKQVCLLLGLFAVFAVNAQQKERSKKQVEKANFRVQIFQKVDSTEIILADPDPEFQQKLPISAIIRDSSKVSLSDLPKAAKIDSVWRVELTSSDLFETMQKSIAEQDYEQVVYDDLPTDTLKARLAHLNARTPFNIEYNPSLESVIKMYLKRNKQAMERLMALSDYYFPLFEQELDKYDIPLEIKYLAIVESALNPRAKSRVGATGLWQFMFTTGKMHDLNVSSYVDERMDPLKATEAAAQYLSRLYKVFGDWDLVLASYNSGPGNVSKAIRRSGGSTNYWEIRRYLPRETAGYVPAFLATLYIFEYAEEHNFQPKRPEIPYFQTDTIRVKEMLTFDHISKVSGVDKELLQFLNPSYKLDIIPFVEDKNYVVRLPRTKTGAFVNNEAAIYKYAEQDIANNEKRLPKYVETEDRIRYRVRSGDYLGRIAEKHGVGVSSIKRWNNLRGNNIRVGQYLTIYPRKPVTQTASASATKSSKSTGKKDTKVYIVQQGDSLWSISKKFPGVTVQNLRTWNDMSSTRLKPGMKIKVSKG